From Nerophis lumbriciformis linkage group LG09, RoL_Nlum_v2.1, whole genome shotgun sequence, one genomic window encodes:
- the LOC133607188 gene encoding tyrosinase-like: protein MWRVAVVTFTLIWAPSLQQFPRPCATRRALLAKECCPPWDGDGSACGASTGRGFCQDVAVSDAPDGPRFPFSGVDDREKWPSVFFNRTCRCTGDFMGFDCRDCKFGYFGQNCEQRRESLRRNIFHLSRRERLRLVSYLNLAKTTVSSDYVVPTGTYQEMDSGSNPMFANVSVYDVFVWMHYYVSRDALLGGPGNVWTDVDFAHWGPAFLPWHRVYLLHWEREIGRLVGDAGFSIPYWDWRDTQGCDVCTDELMGGQSARDPGLLSPGSVFSSWRVLCSQAQDYNNRGVLCDARAEGPLLRNPGNHDRNVAERLPTSADVAFTLSLANYDTGAMDRTANMSFRNTIEGFGDPQTGMGSSTRMGMHAALHVFMNGSMSSVQGSANDPIFLLHHSFVDSLYEEWLRRHRPDPSQYPSSDAPIGHNSEYYMVPFLPLHRNREYFTSSKDLGYEYSRLLDATQRLSEAVHPYLEELQDAWPWMLLASLCGGCVAAAAAVAAPKVKRQALGSFRGWRWRRFFAFSEREPLIRRNSLEERKVSGYQAAI, encoded by the exons ATGTGGCGGGTCGCGGTTGTTACTTTCACGCTCATTTGGGCGCCCTCCCTCCAACAGTTCCCTCGCCCCTGCGCCACCCGCCGAGCCCTGCTCGCCAAGGAGTGCTGCCCGCCTTGGGACGGGGACGGCTCGGCCTGCGGGGCCAGCACCGGCCGGGGCTTCTGCCAAGACGTGGCGGTATCGGACGCCCCGGACGGTCCCCGGTTTCCCTTCAGCGGCGTGGACGACCGGGAGAAGTGGCCGTCGGTCTTCTTTAACCGCACCTGCCGGTGCACGGGAGACTTCATGGGTTTCGACTGTCGAGACTGCAAGTTTGGCTACTTTGGCCAGAACTGCGAGCAGAGGAGGGAATCCCTCAGGAGGAACATATTCCACTTGTCCCGCCGCgagagactccgactggtgtccTATCTGAACCTGGCCAAGACCACGGTCAGCAGCGACTACGTGGTGCCCACGGGGACCTACCAGGAGATGGACAGCGGCTCCAACCCCATGTTCGCCAACGTGTCCGTGTACGACGTCTTCGTGTGGATGCACTACTACGTGTCCCGCGACGCTCTACTGGGCGGGCCGGGCAACGTGTGGACGGACGTGGACTTTGCCCACTGGGGGCCGGCGTTCCTGCCGTGGCATCGGGTTTACCTGCTGCATTGGGAGCGCGAGATTGGTAGGCTGGTCGGGGACGCCGGCTTCTCCATTCCCTACTGGGACTGGAGGGACACGCAGGGATGCGACGTGTGCACGGACGAGTTGATGGGGGGGCAAAGCGCGCGGGACCCCGGTTTGCTGAGTCCTGGTTCCGTCTTCTCGTCTTGGAGG GTGCTGTGCTCCCAAGCGCAGGACTACAACAACCGGGGGGTCCTGTGCGACGCTCGGGCGGAGGGCCCGTTGCTGCGCAACCCGGGCAACCACGACCGCAATGTGGCGGAGCGGCTGCCCACCTCCGCCGACGTGGCGTTCACCCTCAGCTTGGCCAACTACGACACGGGCGCCATGGACCGCACGGCCAACATGAGCTTCAGGAACACCATAGAAG GATTCGGCGACCCCCAGACAGGAATGGGCAGCAGCACTCGTATGGGTATGCATGCCGCCCTCCACGTCTTCATGAACGGCTCCATGTCCTCAGTGCAGGGTTCTGCCAACGACCCCATCTTCCTCCTACACCACTCCTTTGTGGACAG TCTGTATGAGGAATGGCTGAGGAGGCACAGGCCCGACCCGTCGCAGTACCCTTCTTCTGACGCTCCCATTGGGCACAACAGCGAGTACTACATGGTTCCCTTCCTGCCCCTGCACAGAAACAGAGAATACTTCACTTCCAGCAAAGATCTGGGATACGAGTACTCACGCCTGCTGGACGCCA CCCAGCGTCTGTCCGAGGCCGTGCATCCCTACCTGGAGGAGCTGCAGGACGCGTGGCCCTGGATGCTGCTGGCCAGCCTCTGCGGAGGATgcgtggcggcggcggcggccgtGGCGGCGCCTAAGGTCAAGCGGCAAGCTCTGGGGTCATTTAGAGGGTGGCGGTGGCGAAGGTTCTTCGCCTTCTCTGAGAGGGAGCCGCTTATTAGGAGGAACAGTCTGGAAGAAAGAAAAGTCAGCGGTTACCAGGCGGCCATATGA